The following proteins are encoded in a genomic region of Spirosoma sp. SC4-14:
- a CDS encoding DUF4136 domain-containing protein, whose product MKKLMMVSALLLMAGLAQAQNVTVDADKKLNTDFSKYKTYAWTSQVDSKLDEGYYFLNDLVLKDRIRNAVRFAMDGRGYKFSRQSPDLLVNFRVFEKPTTIKGYTGYGTTYFGTNEVREPEDQTTFNVKAGSLILNLVDTKTGRVVWRGLASGLTNDNGFDRQENKIKQAVNLIFDKFGYRADQYSSR is encoded by the coding sequence ATGAAAAAACTAATGATGGTCAGTGCGCTGCTACTGATGGCAGGGCTGGCGCAAGCACAGAATGTTACAGTCGACGCCGACAAAAAACTAAACACTGATTTCAGTAAATATAAAACGTATGCCTGGACATCGCAGGTCGATAGTAAACTGGATGAAGGCTATTATTTTCTGAATGATCTGGTCCTTAAAGACCGAATTCGCAATGCCGTACGCTTTGCTATGGACGGTCGTGGGTATAAATTCTCGCGTCAGTCGCCCGATTTGCTGGTTAATTTCCGTGTATTCGAAAAACCAACAACCATTAAAGGCTATACCGGTTACGGGACTACCTACTTTGGGACAAATGAAGTACGGGAACCCGAAGATCAAACCACGTTCAATGTAAAAGCCGGATCGTTGATTTTGAATCTGGTCGATACCAAAACGGGGCGGGTTGTCTGGCGTGGACTGGCCTCAGGGTTGACCAATGATAACGGGTTCGATCGGCAGGAAAACAAAATCAAGCAGGCGGTAAATCTGATCTTCGATAAATTTGGCTATCGTGCCGATCAGTATTCTTCTCGCTAA